From one Luteolibacter sp. SL250 genomic stretch:
- a CDS encoding glycerophosphodiester phosphodiesterase, which translates to MKPFVFLSFLLSGIFTTSFTQHAMAAERGKPFHFAHRGGAYEFEENTLTAFRSSYEAGIRGCELDIRMTKDGELVILHDDSLQRTHQGEGPVENLQAEEARKVLSKKGGEPLPLLADFLKYFADKPGMYIEFEMKTSNKDLYPDERIEAYARKIHAAVTAKIPEGSTYVFTSFDPRPLKAVKALDPDAEIMFIKGGPLTPEILQAAKDIGAKRVACKMEGTTRLAVKDAQKQGFIVTGWPGRTMEDYFLGLGLGVDAICTDIPVEVQKYIERARQ; encoded by the coding sequence ATGAAACCCTTCGTCTTTCTCTCCTTCCTGCTTTCCGGCATCTTCACCACTTCTTTCACACAGCATGCCATGGCCGCCGAGCGCGGAAAGCCATTCCACTTCGCCCATCGCGGCGGAGCCTACGAGTTTGAGGAAAATACCCTCACCGCCTTCCGCAGCAGCTACGAGGCTGGCATCCGCGGCTGCGAGCTGGACATCCGCATGACCAAGGACGGCGAGCTGGTCATCCTTCATGACGACTCCCTCCAGCGCACCCACCAGGGTGAGGGACCGGTTGAAAATCTGCAGGCGGAGGAGGCCCGGAAAGTCCTCAGCAAGAAAGGCGGCGAGCCGCTGCCGCTTCTCGCGGATTTCCTCAAATACTTCGCCGACAAACCCGGCATGTACATCGAGTTCGAGATGAAAACCAGCAACAAGGATCTCTATCCCGACGAAAGGATCGAAGCCTATGCGAGAAAGATCCATGCCGCCGTCACCGCCAAGATCCCGGAAGGAAGCACCTACGTTTTCACCTCTTTCGATCCCCGCCCGTTGAAGGCGGTGAAGGCGCTCGATCCGGACGCTGAGATCATGTTCATCAAGGGAGGACCCCTCACTCCGGAGATCCTGCAGGCGGCCAAGGACATCGGCGCGAAGCGGGTGGCCTGCAAAATGGAGGGAACAACAAGGCTGGCCGTGAAGGATGCCCAGAAACAGGGCTTCATCGTCACCGGTTGGCCCGGACGCACGATGGAGGATTACTTCCTGGGCCTGGGGCTGGGGGTGGATGCCATCTGCACGGACATCCCGGTGGAGGTGCAGAAATACATCGAGCGCGCCCGCCAATGA
- a CDS encoding outer membrane beta-barrel protein, translated as MNKLIVPITVSAIALAVPAFAGEPSQPYQPAPVEESPMWQWFAGGSVSYLFEYEEPMYALNAGVKSPWSPLGFRTSFFLEGGFVEDDNESHIPLGVGGIDSDLEIIPVTLNVQFEKALNDWIGVYFGVGAGASFTDLKVAGAGHDHDTVFTTQAFAGVNFQVGQNSEIYTGARYIRFDDADNYDLDNTWAAEAGYRWKF; from the coding sequence ATGAACAAGCTGATCGTACCCATTACTGTATCCGCCATCGCCCTCGCAGTTCCGGCCTTCGCCGGTGAGCCGAGCCAACCTTACCAACCAGCGCCCGTCGAGGAGTCCCCGATGTGGCAGTGGTTCGCGGGTGGTTCCGTGAGCTATCTCTTCGAGTATGAGGAGCCGATGTATGCCCTCAATGCCGGAGTGAAATCCCCGTGGAGTCCACTGGGATTCCGCACCAGTTTCTTCCTCGAAGGCGGCTTCGTGGAAGACGACAACGAATCCCACATTCCTCTCGGCGTCGGGGGTATTGACTCCGATCTGGAGATCATCCCGGTGACACTCAACGTTCAGTTCGAGAAAGCCCTCAACGACTGGATCGGCGTGTATTTCGGTGTCGGAGCGGGTGCTTCCTTCACAGACCTCAAGGTGGCTGGCGCGGGCCATGATCACGACACGGTCTTCACCACACAGGCGTTCGCCGGGGTGAACTTCCAGGTCGGACAGAACTCCGAGATCTACACCGGAGCCCGCTACATCCGCTTCGACGATGCGGACAACTACGATCTGGACAACACGTGGGCTGCGGAAGCCGGCTATCGCTGGAAGTTCTGA